GATCGGCAGGACTGCGCCCCGGCCGGGCTGCAGCAGGTGACCAACGCGCCAGCGGACCGACCGAACAGTGTTGAGAATCTGGCTCAGGGCGAGAACGGCAGCGACGGCAAACAGGGTCGCCGCCGTATTGGCCGACAGGAACGCGGCCGTCAGCCGCCCTTGGTGGTATGCTTTTGCCTGCCCCCATATGGCATCAGGCGTTGTCACAAAGCTCATGAACGCAAAAATGGCGAGCGCCAGCAGGGCGAGCTGGTGCAGCAAGACCAGTTGCCGGGCCTGATTGGAGGCCAACGCCGCCTGAAACATCACCCAATAAATCGCTCCGGCCCCCGCAAGGGTGGCGAGGTCCGGCCATGCCGCCTCCCATCGCCCCTGCATCACCGACATTACAGCAAGGATGAGCCAGGCGATACTCCCAACGATCAGCGGGAAGGGCACCACCATCTGCCGCTGCGGCAATGATGATACCGCCGCCAGAATCGCCAGCAGACCTGAGAAAACAAGGGAAAGACCTGCCCTGTCTGCGCCATAGGCGAGCGAGGCCGCCAGAATGACCAGAAGCGTCATCGCAGGAAGGAGATAGGGTCTCACCATTCGGCCTTTTACGGTTAACCGGTTTGAAAAAACTAAAGGACATCTGGTGACAGCCGACGCCAGCGTTGCAAGGTATCGATTTCTGCCATCATTTGTCCGCTTTGGCGCGCTTCCTGCGTGGTTTGGGCCGACAATGTGATGGGCGGCGGCAGTATGAACAGGATAGCAGACGGGATCGAGCGGCAATCAGGCATGACCTCCCAACGCACCGATGAATACCCTGCCGGCCTGACCGGCCCGGCCAAGCGCCTGTGCGACCTGCTCATCGCAATTCCCACACTCGGTTTTGTGCTGCCGCTGCTGGTCGTTCTGGCGGTCCTGATCAAGCTGCAGGATGGCGGACCGGTCTTTTACCGGCACACGCGCTGCGGCCTGCACGGTTCGCGGTTCACCCTGTTGAAATTTCGGACCATGGCCCCTGCAGCCGATGACCAGCTCGATTTCATCCTGGCGGCCGATGCGAAGGCCCGGCACGACTGGCTCGCCTATCGCAAACTGCATCATGATCCGCGGGTGACGCGTCTGGGCCGGTTTCTGCGCCGCTCAAGTCTCGATGAACTGCCGCAGCTGCTCAACGTCATCATGGGCGACATGTCTCTGGTCGGTCCTCGCCCCATCGTGGAAGAGGAAGTGGCTCGTTTCGGCACGGACGCCGATGCCTATTTCGCGGCCCGGCCGGGCCTTACCGGCCTTTGGCAGATTTCCGGGCGCAACCATACCGACTACGATACAAGGGTTGCTTTGGATGCCCATTATGTCCGGCACTGGAATTTCTGGCTGGACGTGAAGATCCTGCTGCGCACCGTGCCCTGCGTGCTATTGGCAACGGGGGCGCGATAGGGCGCTTTACGGGATGGTCTCAATCGCGCTCTAAGCGCATTGGT
This genomic stretch from Parvularcula sp. LCG005 harbors:
- a CDS encoding sugar transferase; translation: MNRIADGIERQSGMTSQRTDEYPAGLTGPAKRLCDLLIAIPTLGFVLPLLVVLAVLIKLQDGGPVFYRHTRCGLHGSRFTLLKFRTMAPAADDQLDFILAADAKARHDWLAYRKLHHDPRVTRLGRFLRRSSLDELPQLLNVIMGDMSLVGPRPIVEEEVARFGTDADAYFAARPGLTGLWQISGRNHTDYDTRVALDAHYVRHWNFWLDVKILLRTVPCVLLATGAR